One genomic segment of Ictalurus punctatus breed USDA103 chromosome 4, Coco_2.0, whole genome shotgun sequence includes these proteins:
- the LOC124628036 gene encoding protein tilB homolog isoform X2 has translation MPKGFTTTGGHVRKLPSSRFRFTSWYQIKETDVRGDQLSCPRVREGPVEDDSAPSNRQIFNKNSRKRREDEQTWEDRLQENWENCTELNLSYQDLGDVFQLENFRRILRRLIRVERLQLVDNALCDLSSIRLPRCKSLNLHRNHLKSLAQLPKIPAIEHLCVSENNIRSLAELKLLEHTPLHTLTLRHNPCEFLEDYRSRVFSYLPNLKVLDGIPKLPEDSVPPCFQESSRLCIIL, from the exons ATGCCAAAGGGATTCACTACGACTGGCGGACATGTCCGAAAG CTGCCATCCAGTCGATTCCGGTTCACCTCATGGTATCAGATCAAGGAAACCGATGTTCGTGGAGACCAGCTGTCCTGTCCGAGAGTCAGAGAGG GACCTGTAGAAGATGACAGTGCTCCTAGCAACAGGCAGATCTTTAACAAGAATAgcaggaagaggagagaagatgaGCAAACATGGGAGGACAGGCTACAGGAGAATTGGGAGAACTGTACG GAACTGAATTTGTCCTACCAAGATCTGGGAGATGTGTTTCAGCTAGAAAATTTCAGGCGAATCCTGAGAAGGCTAATCCGAGTGGAGCGCCTGCAGCTAGTGGACAATGCACTGTGTGACCTCAGTTCCATCCGCCTGccaag ATGTAAAAGCCTGAACCTGCACCGAAATCACTTGAAGTCTCTCGCTCAGCTGCCAAAGATCCCTGCAATTGAACACCTGTGTGTGTCCGAGAACAACATCAGGAGTCTGGCAGAGCTGAAGCTGCTGGAACACACACCgctgcacacactcacactcagacATAACCCTTGTGAGTTCTTGGAGGACTACCGCTCACG TGTGTTCTCCTATTTGCCAAATCTCAAAGTCCTGGATGGAATCCCAAAGCTGCCAGAAGATTCAGTGCCTCCCTGTTTCCAGGAATCCTCTAGGCTTTGCATCATTCTGTGA
- the LOC124628036 gene encoding protein tilB homolog isoform X1, with protein sequence MSESSSGVNTSSGSFPKSHSSHYSELSYTHTPLSVEHTTDSGIVATPLPSSRFRFTSWYQIKETDVRGDQLSCPRVREGPVEDDSAPSNRQIFNKNSRKRREDEQTWEDRLQENWENCTELNLSYQDLGDVFQLENFRRILRRLIRVERLQLVDNALCDLSSIRLPRCKSLNLHRNHLKSLAQLPKIPAIEHLCVSENNIRSLAELKLLEHTPLHTLTLRHNPCEFLEDYRSRVFSYLPNLKVLDGIPKLPEDSVPPCFQESSRLCIIL encoded by the exons ATGTCCGAAAG TTCATCAGGAGTGAACACCAGCAGTGGCAGTTTCCCCAAATCGCACTCTTCCCATTACTCTGAACTCAGTtatacacacactcctctctcagTGGAGCACACAACAGACTCCGGCATCGTCGCCACTCCA CTGCCATCCAGTCGATTCCGGTTCACCTCATGGTATCAGATCAAGGAAACCGATGTTCGTGGAGACCAGCTGTCCTGTCCGAGAGTCAGAGAGG GACCTGTAGAAGATGACAGTGCTCCTAGCAACAGGCAGATCTTTAACAAGAATAgcaggaagaggagagaagatgaGCAAACATGGGAGGACAGGCTACAGGAGAATTGGGAGAACTGTACG GAACTGAATTTGTCCTACCAAGATCTGGGAGATGTGTTTCAGCTAGAAAATTTCAGGCGAATCCTGAGAAGGCTAATCCGAGTGGAGCGCCTGCAGCTAGTGGACAATGCACTGTGTGACCTCAGTTCCATCCGCCTGccaag ATGTAAAAGCCTGAACCTGCACCGAAATCACTTGAAGTCTCTCGCTCAGCTGCCAAAGATCCCTGCAATTGAACACCTGTGTGTGTCCGAGAACAACATCAGGAGTCTGGCAGAGCTGAAGCTGCTGGAACACACACCgctgcacacactcacactcagacATAACCCTTGTGAGTTCTTGGAGGACTACCGCTCACG TGTGTTCTCCTATTTGCCAAATCTCAAAGTCCTGGATGGAATCCCAAAGCTGCCAGAAGATTCAGTGCCTCCCTGTTTCCAGGAATCCTCTAGGCTTTGCATCATTCTGTGA